The genomic window CGCCGGTCTGCATCGTGTCCAACGCGGACCGCGCGGATATCGAGACGGCCGTGGCGCGGCTGGGGCTGCGCGTCGCCGGGCTGCTGACGTCCGAGGACGCGCGCTCGTACAAGCCCGACCGCGGCATCTTCGAGGCGGCACTGCGGCAGACCGGCTGGCGAGGCGGCGCGGTCCTGCACGTCGGCGACTCGCTGCACAGCGACGTCGGGGGCGCGCTGGCGGCGGGCATACGCAGCGTCTGGATCAACCGGGCGCACCGGATCCACGACATCGGCAACCATGAGCCCGACTTCGAGTTCGCGGACCTCAAGGGGCTGCTCGCACTCGTCGAAGGGAATTGATGAACTGGGAGCGCGCCCGCGCCACGTTGGCAGCGCCGTGCGTTATCGGGCCTGGAACTCTCGCGTTGCTTTCCGCGTTCGAAGAGGGTACCGTGAGGTCTGCTGGTGATGGAAACTCCGTGTACGTTTGCCATCCCGACGCCATGCTTACTTGCTCACACCGAGGCTTGCCAATGAACTTCCGTCGTCTGTCCGCGATCTTGACCACTGTGGCCTTGTGCACACTGACCGCCGGCACCGCCCGCGCCGAAACCGACCTGCACTGGGCCGCACGCCTCGGCGACAGCACCGTGGCGGCCGCGCTGCTCGCCGCCGGCCACGACGCTAACGCGACCGAGAATGACGGCACGACCGCGCTGCACATGGCCGCCGTGCGCGGCGACGTCACACTGGTCCAGATGCTGCTCAAGGCTGGCGCGAACCCCAGCCAGCGTGACGCGCTGGGGCGCACGCCGCTGCACCACGCGGCCCTGGGCGGCAATGGCGCGCTCGTCGAGTTGCTTGTCGCCGCCGGGGCCGAGGTGAATGTTGCCGACTTGCAGGGCGACACCCCGCTGCACCTGGCCGCGCGGCTGGTGCGCTCGGACGGCGTGCGGGCTCTGCTCGCCGCCGGCGCGGACGTGGGCGCGCGGAACGCCAACGGGCAGACGGCACTGCACGTGCTGGGGGCGGACCGGCGCGACGCCGACGAAGCGCGTGCGTTGATTGACGAACTGGCCGAGGTGCTGATCGCCGGCGGCGCCGATCCCGGCGTGCAGGATCAGGACGGCCGGCGGGCCTGGCCGCGTGACGAGCAGCCGCCCAGCACCGGCCGACCGCCGTCGGGCTATCCGTCTTACGACACCATCGTGTCGACGCTCCAGAACCGGGCGACCACGTATCCGGACCTCTGCCAGATCTTCGACCTGGGCGCATCAGCGGGCAGCGCCGGCCGTCACATCTGGGCCCTGAAGATCACCGACAACGTGGCCGTGGAGGAGGACGAGCCGGAATTCAAGTGGATTGCCAACATCCATGGCGACGAGGTCACCGGCCTGGTCATGTGCCTGAACATGATCGACTACCTATTGCAGAACTATGGCACGCTGCCGCGCGTCACCGACCTCGTGAACGAAGTCGAAATCTGGATCGTGCCGACGATGAATCCCGACGGCTACATGAACAACACCCGTTACAACGTCAACGGCATCGACCTGAACCGTAATTTCCCCGAAGGCTCGGGCCCCAACCCCGACCCGAACACCACGACCGGCCGGGCCGCGGAAGTGGGCGTCATCATGAACTGGAGCTTCGCGCACTCGTTTACCCTGGCGGCGAACTTCCACGGCGGGGCCCTGGTCGCGAACTACCCCTTCGACAACGACAACATGGGCTCCGTGCCGTCGCCGACGCCGTACGAAGACCTGTTCGTCTGGATCAGCGAGCAGTATTCGCAATACAACCTGCCGATGTGGAACAGCACGACGTTCTACCACGGCATCACGAACGGGGCGGCGTGGTACGCGATCGACGGCGGCATGCAGGACTGGGACTACCGCTACATGGGCGGCAACGAGGTCACGCTGGAGATCGGCACGACCAAGAGCCCGGCCTATTCGCAGATGCCGACCTACTGGAGCCAGAACCGTGACTCGATGCTCGCGTACATGGAGACCTGCCTCACCGGCGTGCGCGGCATTGTCACCGACGCTTACTCCGGCGCACCGCTGGCCGCCACCGTCAGCATCGTCGGCCGCAACCACAACATCTACACTGATCCCGACGTTGGCGACTATCACCGCATGGCGCGCCCTGGCTCGTATCAACTCCGCGTGGAAGCGGCCGGCTATGACCCCGTGATCTATCCGGTCACCGTGGTCGAGGGCCCGGCGACGCGGCTCGATATCGCGCTGGCCGGCCCACCGCACCTGGTGGCGCCGAATGGCGGCGAGACGCTGACGGCGGGCGTGCCGACGACCGTGACCTGGACCGGCGCCCCGACGGCCCAGTTCCAGGTGCAGTACTCGGCGAACTACGGCGCGACCGGGCAGACCACCGACGGCTTTGAAAGCGGCGCGCTGGACTCGACGTACACAACGGGCGGCAACGCCCCCTGGTTCGTGACGACCGGGACCGTCCACGGCGGCACGTACGCGGCCCGCGCCGGCACGATCACGCACAGCCAGTCCACGTGGCTGACGCGCACGGCCGAGCCCGGCACGATGAGCTTCTGGTACAAGGTCAGCTCGGAGAGCGGCTACGACTACTTCAATTTCTACATCGACGGCGTGCAGAAGCTCCACCGCTCCGGCAACGTCAACTGGGTCCAGTACACGACCAGCCTCGCGGCCGGTAGCACGCACATTCTGAAATGGGAATACGTCAAGGACTCGGGCGTGAGCGGCGGCAGCGACACGGTCTGGATCGACGACTTGTCGCTCACCGGCGACGCCACGACCTGGACCGACATCATCGCCCTGACCGAGGTGGGCGCGACCGCCGCGAGCTGGACGCCCCCGGCCGAGGGCACGGACTACAAGGCGCGCGTACGGGCGGTGCTCGGCGGCGGCGGCTACAGCGCCTGGGACGAGAGCGATGGCAAGTTCACCGTCGTGGCCGGCCCGGAGTATCCGCTGGGCGACATGAACTGCGACCAGAGCGTGACGTTCGCGGACATCAACCCGTTCGTGCTGGCCCTGACCAACCCCGAGACGTACGCAGCGCAGTATCCGACCTGCCCGATCCTGAACGGCGACATCAACCAGGACGGAGCGCTCGGGTTCAGTGACATCAACCCGTTCGTGATGCTGCTGGCCACGGCGAAGTAGCCGGGCGCGGGTCCGCGCCACCGCCGGAGCGCCAATGAAACAGGGCCGCCCGCGGTGTCATCCGCGGACGGCCCTGTTCCACAAAGCCGCAGCGTCACTGACCGGCCGCGCGTACCCTACGGTTGTTTGGCCGCCGCGACGAACTCGCGCGGCCACGGCAGGTTCGCCGCCAGCTTCACGCGCACCAGCAGCAGCGCCGTCTCGAGCTGCGGATCGACCTTCGGCGCTTCGTTCGGATCCGCTTCGAGCTGCTTGATGTCATCCTCGCTCAGCAGCGGCGGGTCCTCGTTTTGCGATTTCTCATCGGCCTTCAGCGCGTCGAGCACGCGCGCCCGTTCGTCCTCGCTGAGCGCCTTGTTCTCGCCGGAACTCTGTTCGTTATGAATGATGTAGGTCTCGCGCTCGCGCTCGATGACCCGCCGCAGCTCCTTGGGCGTCAGCTTCAGCTCCCAGTCGGGCTCGACGCCCCACTGCTCGGCCTTCGGCGCCTTGTGCGGACTGCGCCCGCTGGGCAGATAGTACAGGGCCGTCGTCAGCTTCAGCTTCGCATCGTCGTTCAGCGGCCGCACGTGCTGCACGCTGCCTTTGCCGAACGTCCGCTCACCCAGGATGAGCGCGCGGTGATGGTCCTGCAGCGCACCAGCCAGAATCTCGGAGGCGCTCGCGCTGCTGTCGTTCGCCAGCACAACCAGCGGCAGATCCTTGTACGCCGCGGCCCCGCCGACGCGCTCGCGCTGATCCGACTCCACCCGCCCGCGCGTCGAGACGACTTCGCCTTCCGGCAGGAACGTGCTCACGATGTCGATCGCGACATCCAGCAGCCCGCCCGGGTTGTAGCGCACGTCCAGCACCAGGCCCTTCATGCCCTGGGCCCTGGCCGCGTCCAGCGCCTCGCGCAGCTCATCGGCCGAATCCGGGTGAAAACCGGTCAGCCGGATGTAGGCCACGCCGGCGTCCTTGTCCAACATGTAGTTCCACGCCTTCGCGTCGCCGGGCACGCGTTCCAGGCCCCGCACCGTCGGCAGGACAATCCGGCGGCGCGACAGCTTGAAGGGAATCGTCTCGCCTGTGCTGGGCCGCTGAATCGTCAGCACGACCTCGGTGCCGGCCGGCCCCATGATGTTACGGACGGCGTCGTCGGTGTCCCAGCCGGACGTGCTCTGGTCATCGACGGCGATGATCAGGTCGTCGGGGTGCACACCCGCCTCGAGCGCCGGCGAGTTTTCCAGAGGCGTGACCACCTTGAGGCGGTTCGTGCGCTCATCCATGCCGAGCTGGATGCCGACGCCCTCGAAGCCGCCCATCATCATCTTCTCGAAATCGACCGCGTCGGCCGGCCAGATCATGCCGGTGTAGTCGTCCAGTTTTCCGATCGCGCCCTCCAGGAACTCGACCACCAGCAGGCTCTCGGGGATCTCGATGCTCTCGCGATTCAGATCGTTCACCTGGTTGAACAGCCGCAGCAGGTCCTTCTGGCCGTAGCTCTTCTCCGCCTGGACCTCCTTGCGCAGCTCACCCAGCCGCTTGACGAAATGCTCGCGCAGCGTCGGGTTGCCGAGGCCGTCCATGTACTCGCGCAGCTTGGTCACGCTGGCGAGCGTCACCAGGTTGTCCAAGGCCCCGGTCGCGAGTTCCCTGAAGTCCGGCTCGCGGTAGTACAGGTGATCGATCAGCTTGACGGCCGAGCGCAGCAGACCCTTGTCGACGCGCCGGATCCGCTCCTGCAGGGACTTCTGGTCCTTGTAGGCCAGCTCGATCCGCGCATGCCGCACGGCGTTCTCGCTCGCCGCGCGCAACTCCTCGTCCTTGGGGTGAATGCGGGTCAGCAGCAGGTAGTAATTCAGGGCGTCCTTCCAGTGATCTTCCTGCTCGAGCTGCCGGGCCGTCTCGGTGGCGCTCTTGGTCAGCTCGACGACCCACGGCAGGCTCGTCAGATTGTCGCCCTCGGGGGCGTAGGGCACCGCCTGCGCGACAAAGTTCAGCGCCACAAACGGCTTCGCGTCCGCCAGCGCCTTCTGCGCCTGCTCGATGTTCCACTCGAACGTCTTGGCCTTCAGCTCCTTGCGGGAGGCGACGACCTTGTGGTAGTCCTCCAGCCAGTTCTGCACACGTCCGGCAGCCGCATCGTGCTCGGTGGTCGCCAGCCGCTCGATCGTCGCCCGGCCGGCGTCGTAGTCGCCGCGGAGGATGGCGGCGTAGGCCGTCGCGAGCGTTTCGTCCCCGGCCACGGCCCAAACCGGCGCCAGCAGGAGCCCGACGAGCAAGGCCAGACGCGCGTAACGTGCTGCCATGTACACACTTCCTTTCAAAACGACGCGGCCCGCAGGCCGCCCGTGTGCCGCTCAGCATGGGTAAAGCGCTGCTCCACCCACCTTGTACGTATTATACGACCGTGCGGATTCGCCGCCCACGTCGCAACTTTCTCATCGGCCGGCCGCAGACAAGTTCCCACAAAAAGCACGGCCGCGGTATTGTCTGCCCTCCAGCCCGCCTCCGCCCCGGAAAAACGCCCGGACCGCGACGGGCCCCGGCCTGAGAAGGCGGTTCGAGTCGCTGCCACCCGCGCGGGCCGCGCGCGGAAAATCGCGCAGGTCCCCTTTTGCGGGACCGAAAATGCGGCATGATGCCGGCATGGCAACGGCACGTCCGAACCCGTCCGGCGACGCAGAGCTCGTGCTCGGGATCGACCCCGGGCTGCAGCGCACCGGCTATGCGGTGCTTGCGCCCGCACCGACGCCGCGCGAGGGACACCTCGTCGAGGCCGGCGTCATCCGGCTGCGGCGCGAGCACGCACTCACCGCGCGATTGATCGAACTGGAAGACGCACTGACCACGCTGCTGTCGCGCCATCATCCGCAGGCGCTGGCGTGCGAGGAGCTCTACGCGCACTACAAACACCCGCGGACGGCGATCCTGATGGCCCATGCGCGCGGCGTCATCCTGGCCTGCGCCGCCCGCCACGGATTGCAGATCATCTCCATCGCCGCCACGAACGTGAAAAAGCTGCTGACGGGCAACGGCCACGCGGGCAAACGCCAGGTGCAGCTCGCTGTCGCGGCGACGCTGCACCTGCCCGCGATTCCCGAGCCGAGCGACGTGGCCGACGCCATCGCGATCGCGCTGGCCGGCGCGCGGCTGCGCTGTGCCGCGTCCGTCGTGGCCAAAGCGACGAGGAGGGCCCGCGCGTGATCTGCCGGCTGACCGGACGACTGGTGAGCGTGTCGGAAGAGACTGCTGTCATCGACCTCGGCGGCGTCGGCTACGAAGTCATGGTGCCCGCGGCGACAATCGGCGAACTCCACACCCACATCGGGCAGGACATCACGCTCTTCACGGTGCAGTACTTCGAGGGCAATCCGGCGGGGGCGCACCTGATCCCGCGGCTGGTCGGGTTCGTCACCGAGGCGGACCGCGATTTCTTCCGCCTGTTCACGAAGGTAAAGGGCATCAGCAGTCGGCGGGCGCTGCGGGCGATGAGCGTGCCGGCGCATCAACTCGCCGCCGCGATCGAGCACGGCGATACGCGCCTGCTGACGACATTGCCGGAGATCGGCAAGAAGATGGCCAGCCAGATTCTGGCCGAAATGCAGGGTCATTGTCAGGCATTCCTGATACCCGAGGCCGTGCCGCCGCCGATCGCCGAGCTGACCGACGCGCAGCGGATCGCGCTCGACATTCTCGTGCAATGGGGCGATCGCCGGGCGGATGCGCAGCGCTGGATCGCGGCGGCGGTGGAAGCCGACCCGAGCCTGAAGGTGCCCGAGGACATCGTCCGGGCGGCGTATCGCGCGAAGCAGGCGCTGTAGACGCGGCCTTTGACGCGGGATGGGAAGCAATGATGGCAAACGGGGTGTGCCCGATCTGTCGGACGGAGATGGCCGCCGGCACGGCGGTGTGCGTGGCGTGCGGCTTCAATGCGATCGAAGACGCACCGTTGCCGGGCTGGGTGCGAGAGGGCGTGGACCTGCGCACCGTGGCCCGTCGGCAGCGCCTGCTTCTGTGGTTGGTACTGGGGCTGCTCGCACTGCAGGTGTTCTTGCGCACGCAGTCGTTTAGTAATCCGCTCATGTTCACCCTTCTCGTGGTAATCCTGTTCGCTACGATGATCGGCGTCGCCGTCACGGTCGTCACCCTCATGGTCGCGCTCCGGCGACATGTGATTGTCTGCGTGCTGTACACAATCCTGATGTTCGCGCCCTGCGTGAACCTGATTGTTCTGCTGATCATCAACCAACAGGCCACCACGGCACTCCGCAAGGCCGGGCTCCGCGTCGGGCTCATGGGCGTAAAAGACGAGCAGGTCGTCCGCCTCTTGGGGCTCTACTGCTGCCGCAAGTGCAGCTACAGCCTGATCGGTAACGTCTCCGGCGTCTGCCCGGAATGCGGCACGCCGGTCGGCACGGGCCTACACGGCCCCGGCCCGACAGTGCCGGCGCGGCCGGCCCCTTAACTCGCGGCGAACAACCGGCTACCCTTTGCGCATGGCGATCGAACGCGTCTTCACGCAACCCGGCCCCGACGAAGAGCGGTTCCTGACCTCCCTCCGCCCGCAGCGCCTCGACGAGTGCGTCGGCCAGGAAGTCGTCCGCGAGCAGCTCCGCATCGCGCTCGACGCCGCCCGCAAGCGTGGCGAGCCGCTCGATCATGTGCTGCTCGACGGCCCGCCCGGGCTCGGCAAGACCACGCTCGCCCACGTCATCGCCACCGAGATGGGCGCCGCCGTCCGCGTCACCAGCGGGCCGGCGATCGCCCGCCAGGGCGACCTGATGATGATGCTCACGCAGCTCGACACCGGCGACGTGCTCTTCATCGACGAGGTGCACCGGCTCGCGAAGGTCGTCGAGGAATTCCTGTACCCCGCGCTCGAGGACTTCCGCGTCGACTACACGACCGAGAGCGGCATAGGCGGCCGGACGGTGAATTTCGCGCTGAAGCGCTTCACAATGGTCGGCGCGACGACGCGGGCCGGCATGCTGTCGGCGGCGCTGCGCGACCGGTTCGGCCTGCTGTTCCACCTCCAGTACTACACCGAACCAGAGCTGGTCCGCATCGTCGAGCGCAACGCCGCGCTGCTGAAGATCCAGGCCGACCCCGCCGCCCTGGCGCGCCTGGCGTCGCGCTCGCGCGGCACGCCGCGGATCGTGAATCGCCTGCTGCGGCGAGTGCGGGATTACGCCGATGTCCGCGGCGACGGCACGCTGACGCCGGCGGTCGTGGACATGGCGCTCGACATTCTGCAGATCGACCGGCTGGGGCTCGACAATCTCGACCGCGCGTACCTGCAATCGCTGATCAAGCACTACGACGGCGGCCCGGCGGGGATCGAGGCGATCGCGGCGACGATGGGCCACGAACGCGACACGCTCGAAGACGTGGTCGAGCCGTACCTGCTGCAGATCGGCTTCGTCATCCGCACTCCGCGCGGCCGAGTCGCCCGCCCGGCGGCGTACGAGCACCTGGGCCTCGCAACGCCGAAGCGGGCCAATAACGAGCCAGGCCTGTTCGACGCGTAAGGCATAGGCGCCGGCTTCACCACGACGGGTGAATCCACGTGAGTCAGCCGTAGTACAATGACACGATGAGAATCTCACGGCGTGGATTCCGCATAGGCGCTTGGGCAACGAGCCTGCTCGCCGTGCTGCTCTTGGCCGTGTACCCGTTCAGCTATCGCCTTTGGGTCGGCCCGTGGAGCGAGAAAGCAGGCATCGGCTGCATGATTTGCTGGCGTCAGGCGTGTTGTTACTGGTGGACCACTGGGCACGGCGAAGCGGGCCTCACTTGGTGCTACTTGCAGGCGGTGGAAGGACGACCTTGGCCATCGATATCGATCTGGGCAGAACCACGGGTGGGCTGCGTCTGCGTTCCCCTGTGGATCCCGCCGGTGCTGTCTGCGGGGCTCTCGTGCATCTGCTGGTACCGTAGCCGCGGTCGCAAGCCCGGCACCTGCCACAATTGCGGGTACGATCTCACCGGCAACATCAGCGGCGTGTGTCCGGAGTGCGGCGGTACGGTCACCAGAGACTTGACGGCCACGGATAAGCACGGATGAACACGGATTCTGAGCCGCCGGATCGGACTACGCGCCGGTTATCGTGGCGCTCGCCCCAGTATCCGGACGTAGAGCGCGCGAGGGCAGCCTCCGGTCCGAGCTGCGCATGTGGCCACCAGCGCTGTTCGATTCGGGAATCCCCCACCCCTAAAAGCCCGGCCGCAATCGTCAACCCGCAGCCGCGCGAATACGGGACGCCGTAAGCTGCTACCGCAACTTCTGCATCGCCGGGTCGCGAAAACTTGACCGGGAGCGGGAACGAATTGGATACTCCCCCTCGGGCCCCTACCCGGGCCCTTGGGTTACGGGACACGATCACTTCCAGGGACGCGCAACTTCCGTTTCGGCGTTTCGCCGATCGGAGCGTTGTCATGTTCGGCCAGGATTTCTCAGTGGGAGCGGCGGCGGCGGCTGGTGCGGCGCTGACACCCGTGAGCCGTCCGCAGCCGGAGCAGCGGGTCGTGGAGAGCACAGCGCACGCCCAACTGCGTCAGCGGGACGCGGGCTCCAATTTCGCCCGCGCGCCCTCGGCGCTTGAGCAACTGAGCTCTTCGGCACGGCAGTTCGCCGACGTCCTCGACGCCACCGGTAGCATCCAGGTGGCGTCCAGCGTCAGCGGCTTCCAAGCCGGCCACCTCG from Phycisphaerae bacterium includes these protein-coding regions:
- a CDS encoding HAD family hydrolase, giving the protein MQLDGLFIDMYGTLTTGDRAAVESACAEIIADTKLPLSARELSVIWGERFFEAMNSANGPAFATLFEIEARTLVETMTAFGIDVVPDRYVKGLVDYWRDPPLQPEVREFLARCPTPVCIVSNADRADIETAVARLGLRVAGLLTSEDARSYKPDRGIFEAALRQTGWRGGAVLHVGDSLHSDVGGALAAGIRSVWINRAHRIHDIGNHEPDFEFADLKGLLALVEGN
- a CDS encoding DUF2817 domain-containing protein, whose protein sequence is MNFRRLSAILTTVALCTLTAGTARAETDLHWAARLGDSTVAAALLAAGHDANATENDGTTALHMAAVRGDVTLVQMLLKAGANPSQRDALGRTPLHHAALGGNGALVELLVAAGAEVNVADLQGDTPLHLAARLVRSDGVRALLAAGADVGARNANGQTALHVLGADRRDADEARALIDELAEVLIAGGADPGVQDQDGRRAWPRDEQPPSTGRPPSGYPSYDTIVSTLQNRATTYPDLCQIFDLGASAGSAGRHIWALKITDNVAVEEDEPEFKWIANIHGDEVTGLVMCLNMIDYLLQNYGTLPRVTDLVNEVEIWIVPTMNPDGYMNNTRYNVNGIDLNRNFPEGSGPNPDPNTTTGRAAEVGVIMNWSFAHSFTLAANFHGGALVANYPFDNDNMGSVPSPTPYEDLFVWISEQYSQYNLPMWNSTTFYHGITNGAAWYAIDGGMQDWDYRYMGGNEVTLEIGTTKSPAYSQMPTYWSQNRDSMLAYMETCLTGVRGIVTDAYSGAPLAATVSIVGRNHNIYTDPDVGDYHRMARPGSYQLRVEAAGYDPVIYPVTVVEGPATRLDIALAGPPHLVAPNGGETLTAGVPTTVTWTGAPTAQFQVQYSANYGATGQTTDGFESGALDSTYTTGGNAPWFVTTGTVHGGTYAARAGTITHSQSTWLTRTAEPGTMSFWYKVSSESGYDYFNFYIDGVQKLHRSGNVNWVQYTTSLAAGSTHILKWEYVKDSGVSGGSDTVWIDDLSLTGDATTWTDIIALTEVGATAASWTPPAEGTDYKARVRAVLGGGGYSAWDESDGKFTVVAGPEYPLGDMNCDQSVTFADINPFVLALTNPETYAAQYPTCPILNGDINQDGALGFSDINPFVMLLATAK
- a CDS encoding S41 family peptidase; translation: MAARYARLALLVGLLLAPVWAVAGDETLATAYAAILRGDYDAGRATIERLATTEHDAAAGRVQNWLEDYHKVVASRKELKAKTFEWNIEQAQKALADAKPFVALNFVAQAVPYAPEGDNLTSLPWVVELTKSATETARQLEQEDHWKDALNYYLLLTRIHPKDEELRAASENAVRHARIELAYKDQKSLQERIRRVDKGLLRSAVKLIDHLYYREPDFRELATGALDNLVTLASVTKLREYMDGLGNPTLREHFVKRLGELRKEVQAEKSYGQKDLLRLFNQVNDLNRESIEIPESLLVVEFLEGAIGKLDDYTGMIWPADAVDFEKMMMGGFEGVGIQLGMDERTNRLKVVTPLENSPALEAGVHPDDLIIAVDDQSTSGWDTDDAVRNIMGPAGTEVVLTIQRPSTGETIPFKLSRRRIVLPTVRGLERVPGDAKAWNYMLDKDAGVAYIRLTGFHPDSADELREALDAARAQGMKGLVLDVRYNPGGLLDVAIDIVSTFLPEGEVVSTRGRVESDQRERVGGAAAYKDLPLVVLANDSSASASEILAGALQDHHRALILGERTFGKGSVQHVRPLNDDAKLKLTTALYYLPSGRSPHKAPKAEQWGVEPDWELKLTPKELRRVIERERETYIIHNEQSSGENKALSEDERARVLDALKADEKSQNEDPPLLSEDDIKQLEADPNEAPKVDPQLETALLLVRVKLAANLPWPREFVAAAKQP
- a CDS encoding crossover junction endodeoxyribonuclease RuvC, with the translated sequence MATARPNPSGDAELVLGIDPGLQRTGYAVLAPAPTPREGHLVEAGVIRLRREHALTARLIELEDALTTLLSRHHPQALACEELYAHYKHPRTAILMAHARGVILACAARHGLQIISIAATNVKKLLTGNGHAGKRQVQLAVAATLHLPAIPEPSDVADAIAIALAGARLRCAASVVAKATRRARA
- a CDS encoding Holliday junction branch migration protein RuvA encodes the protein MICRLTGRLVSVSEETAVIDLGGVGYEVMVPAATIGELHTHIGQDITLFTVQYFEGNPAGAHLIPRLVGFVTEADRDFFRLFTKVKGISSRRALRAMSVPAHQLAAAIEHGDTRLLTTLPEIGKKMASQILAEMQGHCQAFLIPEAVPPPIAELTDAQRIALDILVQWGDRRADAQRWIAAAVEADPSLKVPEDIVRAAYRAKQAL
- the ruvB gene encoding Holliday junction branch migration DNA helicase RuvB; the encoded protein is MAIERVFTQPGPDEERFLTSLRPQRLDECVGQEVVREQLRIALDAARKRGEPLDHVLLDGPPGLGKTTLAHVIATEMGAAVRVTSGPAIARQGDLMMMLTQLDTGDVLFIDEVHRLAKVVEEFLYPALEDFRVDYTTESGIGGRTVNFALKRFTMVGATTRAGMLSAALRDRFGLLFHLQYYTEPELVRIVERNAALLKIQADPAALARLASRSRGTPRIVNRLLRRVRDYADVRGDGTLTPAVVDMALDILQIDRLGLDNLDRAYLQSLIKHYDGGPAGIEAIAATMGHERDTLEDVVEPYLLQIGFVIRTPRGRVARPAAYEHLGLATPKRANNEPGLFDA